In Zygosaccharomyces rouxii strain CBS732 chromosome D complete sequence, one DNA window encodes the following:
- a CDS encoding uncharacterized protein (similar to uniprot|Q06855 Saccharomyces cerevisiae YOR338W Hypothetical ORF), producing MEFYSPQPEHAQLGSMLGKANERLLSQLHQQVLAATNGNRNNNIGGVNPSTSIDSVLSSGNGSNGEHPIPSPPLSPKFDSHHYKISALPDDLREEEDEDEDDSDSIKVQLSWVPGLSPKRYRYAHSNFLGEYRIFSPHATQPRTRRYNTKKSLDHQERSAQNFNRTRRFMRRHEMLLSDTQDDDDDYSDELQVPKRPSTPQRRRRTAQPLGSPLASATAVSGIPQYVPNMSWEKLPDYSPDPYKTLPENNSKSLKVEWKGSPMDLSHDPLRHQLHPAELVLSQILRLPCDLYLDSKRRLFLEKVHRLKQGLPFRRTDAQKACRIDVNKASRLYAAFEKVGWLNDSDFRKFL from the coding sequence ATGGAGTTTTATTCGCCACAGCCAGAGCATGCCCAATTGGGGTCTATGCTAGGGAAAGCTAACGAAAGATTGCTCTCCCAATTGCACCAGCAAGTTCTAGCAGCTACAAATGGTAACCGTAATAACAATATCGGTGGTGTAAACCCTTCTACATCAATAGATAGCGTACTTTCGAGTGGTAATGGCAGCAATGGAGAGCATCCAataccatcaccaccacttTCACCCAAATTTGATAGCCATcattacaaaatttctgCATTACCCGATGATTTGAGagaggaagaggatgaagacgaagacgaCAGTGATTCTATCAAAGTTCAATTATCGTGGGTTCCAGGACTCTCGCCAAAGAGGTATAGGTATGCGCATTCGAATTTTTTGGGGGAATATAGAATCTTTAGCCCCCATGCTACGCAACCACGTACCAGAAGGTATAATACTAAGAAGTCTTTAGACCATCAGGAAAGAAGTGCACAGAATTTTAACAGGACCCGCAGATTTATGCGTAGGCATGAAATGTTGCTATCGGACACTcaggatgatgatgatgattattctgatgaattacAAGTACCAAAGAGACCTTCAACACCACAGCGTCGTCGCAGAACTGCACAGCCGTTAGGCTCGCCTTTAGCTTCAGCAACTGCAGTCTCAGGTATACCACAATACGTTCCTAATATGTCATGGGAAAAATTGCCTGACTATTCGCCTGATCCTTATAAGACCCTGCCAGAGAACAACAGCAAATCGTTAAAGGTAGAATGGAAGGGCTCACCGATGGACTTGTCGCATGATCCACTTCGTCATCAATTGCATCCTGCAGAGTTGGTACTATCACAGATACTGAGGTTACCATGTGATCtttatttggattctaAGCGTCGTCTTTTCCTAGAGAAAGTTCACAGGTTAAAACAAGGATTGCCATTCAGACGTACGGATGCCCAAAAGGCATGTAGAATTGATGTCAATAAGGCTTCAAGGCTTTATGCTGCCTTTGAGAAGGTCGGATGGTTAAATGATAGTGATTTCAGGAAGTTCTTGTAA
- the UBC11 gene encoding putative E2 ubiquitin-protein ligase UBC11 (highly similar to uniprot|P52492 Saccharomyces cerevisiae YOR339C) — MAKQVHIPEGHSVVKRLQSELVQLMMSPTPGLSAFPNNEDDLRDWSGMIVGPEGTPYESLKFKISLHFPDSYPYVPPKVKFISPMWHPNVDMSGNICLDILKDQWSAVYNVQTILLSLQSLFEEPNNSSPLNAVAAELWDKDMVEYKKRLLSRYEEPEE; from the coding sequence ATGGCGAAGCAAGTTCATATTCCAGAGGGCCACAGTGTGGTCAAACGCTTACAAAGTGAATTAGTACAACTAATGATGTCACCCACGCCAGGATTAAGTGCATTCCCCAATAACGAAGATGATCTTAGAGATTGGTCAGGAATGATCGTAGGGCCCGAGGGAACACCTTACGAATcattaaaatttaaaatttcattgcATTTCCCTGATAGTTACCCTTATGTTCCACCAAAGGTTAAATTTATTTCACCAATGTGGCATCCAAATGTTGACATGAGTGGTAATATATGCTTAGACATTTTAAAAGACCAGTGGTCAGCAGTTTATAACGTACAGACAATTTTACTCTCTTTACAATCTCTATTTGAAGAACCTAATAATAGTTCACCATTAAATGCGGTAGCGGCAGAATTATGGGACAAAGACATGGTTGAATATAAAAAAAGACTACTTAGTCGATATGAAGAACCAGAAGaatga
- the MTW1 gene encoding MIND complex subunit MTW1 (similar to uniprot|P39731 Saccharomyces cerevisiae YAL034W-A MTW1 Essential component of the MIND kinetochore complex (Mtw1p Including Nnf1p-Nsl1p-Dsn1p) which joins kinetochore subunits contacting DNA to those contacting microtubules critical to kinetochore assembly), with product MAAPTMKSTSILTEHLQYPAISLVDDIINAVNEVMYKCTAAMEKYLMEKSIVGGRDHSEEIKIGIAKLESILEQSVDKNFDKLELYVLRNVLRIPQELLDANVFRLAYQRNLIIPSQSESELSRLQLEEKAKQVENALRINQELKTRITKAKTIKQRIGKFKELVLAAFKTHNDDSPEFQQIVESLTPLDDSLKLLTLQLKQLYLDSEEKVSMDLVQTTHQTLEDSGHLRAHYIDRETNRILGPVGENTESPTPEEPIVSSPDLESLKRLTT from the coding sequence ATGGCTGCTCCTACCATGAAATCGACGTCAATATTGACGGAACACCTTCAATATCCGGCTATTTCTCTTGTTGACGATATAATAAATGCAGTTAATGAGGTGATGTACAAATGCACAGCTGCAATGGAGAAGTATTTGATGGAGAAGAGTATTGTTGGTGGTAGGGATCACAGTGAAGAAATAAAGATTGGAATTGCCAAGTTGGAAAGTATATTAGAACAGTCTGTGgataaaaattttgataaattagaACTCTACGTATTGAGAAACGTTTTGAGAATACCGCAAGAGCTGTTAGATGCAAACGTGTTTAGACTGGCGTACCAACGAAATTTAATTATTCCATCACAGAGTGAAAGTGAATTGAGTCGGTTACAATTGGAGGAGAAAGCTAAACAAGTAGAAAATGCGCTACGAAtaaatcaagaattgaaaacaaGGATAACCAAGGCTAAAACTATAAAGCAAAGGATTGGTAAATTTAAAGAACTAGTGCTAGCTGCTTTCAAAACTCATAATGATGATTCTCCtgaatttcaacaaattgtGGAATCTTTGACTCCGCTAGAtgattctttaaaattaCTGACGTTGCAATTGAAACAATTATACCTGGATTCAGAGGAGAAGGTCTCCATGGATCTTGTTCAAACTACCCATCAAACTCTTGAAGATTCTGGTCATCTAAGAGCTCATTACATCGATAGGGAAACGAATAGAATTTTGGGGCCAGTGGGGGAGAATACCGAATCGCCAACACCGGAGGAGCCAATAGTGAGCTCACCGGATCTGGAATCGCTGAAACGATTGACAACCTGA
- the RPA43 gene encoding DNA-directed RNA polymerase I subunit RPA43 (similar to uniprot|P46669 Saccharomyces cerevisiae YOR340C RPA43 RNA polymerase I subunit A43): MSSKRSYESVQAARFVREHKKQVKNPINEEDGISNCIIRVAQSLYVSLAPRYQQHPEQGIMKQHLNPMVMKYNSQVNGMVLGYDNLRILDADPLNDENAPNKMVKLTADTPFGFTWCDVNLYVWQPQVGDIIEGWIFIQSASHIGLLIHDAFNASIKKNNIPMDWTFVDEEDNNSREQSQEDTQKFRSLGHWVDQDGGRIDGKLKFKVKSVYTSGRVVSVEGTLLEQPDQGDGSQAQNLPVVSNKKVTFDDEVSTGNRESHKDLELPKMKEDNGEEIVYERDSDSDSSSSDSD, translated from the coding sequence ATGAGCTCGAAGAGATCTTATGAAAGTGTTCAAGCCGCTAGATTTGTCAGAGAGCACAAGAAACAAGTTAAAAACCCAataaatgaagaagatggaaTCTCTAACTGTATAATACGTGTTGCGCAATCACTTTACGTCTCATTAGCCCCCAGATACCAACAGCACCCTGAACAAGGTATTATGAAACAACATTTAAATCCAATGGTTATGAAATACAACAGTCAAGTTAATGGTATGGTACTTGGTTATGACAATTTACGTATTTTAGATGCAGATCCATTAAACGATGAAAATGCACCAAACAAAATGGTTAAGTTAACTGCAGATACACCATTTGGTTTTACATGGTGTGATGTGAATCTTTACGTGTGGCAACCGCAAGTTGGTGACATAATTGAAGGATGGATCTTTATTCAATCTGCATCTCATATTGGTCTTTTGATTCACGATGCCTTCAATGCATCCATTaagaaaaataatatcCCTATGGATTGGACatttgttgatgaagaagataacAACAGTCGAGAACAAAGCCAAGAGGATACTCAGAAATTTAGATCTTTGGGACATTGGGTCGATCAAGATGGTGGTAGAATTGATGGTAAACTGAAATTCAAGGTGAAGAGTGTCTACACATCTGGTAGAGTTGTTTCAGTGGAAGGTACACTATTGGAACAACCAGATCAAGGTGATGGTTCACAGGCGCAAAATTTACCAGTAGTATCAAATAAAAAGGTGACATTTGATGACGAAGTCTCTACTGGAAACAGGGAGAGCCATAAGGATTTAGAATTGCCTAAGATGAAAGAAGATAATGGCGAAGAAATTGTATATGAGAGGGATTCGGATAGCGATTCCAGTTCTTCAGATAGTGATTAG
- the RPA190 gene encoding DNA-directed RNA polymerase I core subunit RPA190 (highly similar to uniprot|P10964 Saccharomyces cerevisiae YOR341W RPA190 RNA polymerase I subunit largest subunit of RNA polymerase I), whose translation MDISKPVGSEISSVDFNVFSAEEIRNLSAKQITNPTVLDNLGHPISGGLYDLALGAFLRNLCATCGLDEKFCPGHQGHIELPVPCYNPLFFSQLYIYLRSSCLYCHRFRLRSIEVNRFACKLRLLQYGLVEESYQLDQLRVGDLQGGSDDEDDNDEAVEDNNTSETPAKKSLKDASSAMLKELLQKRKEFVDVAIAKAISEGKASHKGVFTIITNEERKKVIHDFHRRLLSRAKCDNCGMFSPKFRKDGFTKIFETALTDKQLTNNRVKGVIRQDMIKKQQQSAKLDGEEKANDVDEVFSLGKNPSARPKTGSTYILSTEVRNIMRVLFKKEQEILQYVFHSRPNLLRKSVTPDVFFMEVVLVPPTRFRLPSKLGEEVHENTQNQLLSKVLTTSLLIRDLNDEMSNLQKDKVSVEDRRVIFSRLMNAFVTIQNDVNSFIDSTKAQGSTGGKVPIPGVKQALEKKEGLFRKHMMGKRVNHAARSVISPDPNIETNEIGVPPVFATKLTYPEPVTSYNIAELRQAVINGPDKWPGATQIQNEDGSLVSLVGMTLEQRNALANQLLTPSSNPATHTLNKKVFRHIKNRDIVIMNRQPTLHKASMMGHKVRVLPGEKTLRLHYANTGAYNADFDGDEMNMHFPQNENARSEAFNLANTDSQYLTPTSGSPLRGLIQDHISAGVWLTNKDSFFTRDQYQQYIYGCIRPEDGHSTRPKIVTVPPAVMKPVPLWTGKQIITTVIMNVTPADMPGINLLSKNKIKNEYWGQGSTENEVIFKDGALLCGILDKSQYGASKYGIVHSLHEVYGPETAAKVLSVLGRLFTNFITNTAFSCGMDDLRLTAEGNKDRKDLLKTSTDVGRQAAAEVTNLPTDTPSNDPELLKRLEEILRDDNKSGILDAVTSSKVNSVTSKVVSTVIPKGTMKKFPQNSMQAMALSGAKGSTVNVSQIMCLLGQQALEGRRVPVMVSGKTLPSFKPFETDSMAGGYIKGRFYSGIKPQEYYFHCMAGREGLIDTAVKTSRSGYLQRCLTKQLEGIHVSYDNTVRDGDGTLVQFLYGGDAVDTTKESHMTQFDFCLENYDALLRKYNPSALVEHLDVESALKYSKKALKSRKKIDKEPHYKNSDKYDPVLSKYNPAKYLGSVSEKFQDKLEGFLDSHSKQLKLHSGINEKKFRALMQLKYMRSLVNPGEAVGIIAAQSVGEPSTQMTLNTFHFAGHGAANVTLGIPRMREIVMTASAAIKTPQMSLPVWNHVSDDQASIFCKSITKVVLSEVVDKVTVTETTGVSEHGSPARSYAVHMKFYGKDAYGEEYDVSKEELQNVVATKFLYYLEMAIVKELKKQKKTSMPDIGVAVPKSQTALGSGEGPTSGSNEDNDEEEARQKTKQAVSYEEPDEDEIETMRQAEKSSDEEGLDSDMDSGESDNESEKDEKDEEEDSIESAMTEANKNMSKSQRDRQHAVISEHKFITKYNFDDEDGQWCNFKLELSGDTEKLLMVNIVEDICRKSVIREVPHISRCIPGEPVGDRRMLTTEGVNFQAMWDQEMFIDVDGIRSNDVAAVLRTYGVEAARNTIVYEINNVFSRYAISVSFRHLDLIADLMTRQGNYLAFNRQGMETSTSSFMKMSYETTCQFLTKAVLDNDREKLQSPSARIVLGKLNNVGTGAFDVLTKIPNSV comes from the coding sequence ATGGATATTTCCAAGCCAGTTGGGTCAGAAATTAGTTCTGTAGACTTTAACGTTTTTTCCGCTGAGGAAATTCGTAATCTTTCAGCAAAACAAATTACGAATCCAACGGTTTTAGATAACTTAGGTCATCCAATTTCTGGTGGTCTTTATGACTTAGCACTTGGTGCATTTTTACGTAACCTTTGTGCTACATGTGGTTTAGACGAAAAGTTTTGTCCAGGTCATCAAGGTCATATTGAATTACCGGTACCTTGTTATAATCCGCTTTTTTTCAGTCAACTTTACATTTATCTGAGAAGTTCCTGTCTTTATTGTCATCGTTTCCGTCTGAGATCTATTGAAGTTAACCGATTTGCATGTAAATTAAGATTGTTGCAATATGGTCTTGTAGAAGAATCCTACCAATTAGATCAGTTACGTGTAGGTGACTTACAGGGTGGTagcgatgatgaagatgataacgatgaaGCAGTTGAGGACAATAACACTTCTGAAACACCTGctaaaaaatctttgaaagatgctTCTTCTGCTATGCTAAAGGAATTATTACAAAAGCGTAAGGAATTCGTGGACGTTGCAATTGCCAAGGCGATTTCTGAAGGTAAAGCTAGTCATAAGGGTGTTTTCACCATTATTACCAATGAGGAACGTAAGAAGGTGATACACGACTTCCATAGAAGATTACTCAGTAGAGCTAAATGTGATAACTGTGGTAtgttttcaccaaaatttagaaaagatggattcaccaaaatctttgaaactGCCCTTACAGATAAGCAATTAACTAATAACCGTGTTAAAGGTGTCATTCGTCAAGATATGATtaaaaaacaacaacaaagtGCCAAATTAGACGGTGAAGAAAAGGCTAACgatgttgatgaagttttcaGTCTTGGTAAGAACCCTTCTGCAAGACCAAAGACAGGTTCTACCTATATTTTATCGACTGAAGTGAGAAATATTATGAGGGTGCTCTTCAAAAAGGAACAAGAAATCTTACAATATGTTTTCCACTCAAGACCGAACCTTTTAAGGAAATCTGTAACTCCGGATGTATTCTTCATGGAAGTCGTTTTAGTACCACCAACCAGATTCCGTCTTCCTTCTAAATTAGGTGAAGAAGTTCATGAAAATACCCAAAATCAATTGTTATCAAAGGTTTTAACTACATCTTTACTCATTAGAGATTTAAATGATGAGATGTCAAATCTACAAAAGGATAAAGTTTCCGTTGAGGATAGAAGAGTAATTTTCAGCAGGTTAATGAATGCCTTTGTGACTATTCAAAATGATGTTAATAGTTTTATTGATTCGACAAAGGCACAAGGAAGTACCGGTGGTAAGGTCCCTATCCCAGGTGTCAAGCAAGCTctagaaaagaaggaaggtCTGTTCAGAAAACACATGATGGGTAAGCGTGTCAACCATGCTGCTCGTTCCGTCATTTCTCCAGACCCTAACATTGAGACTAACGAAATTGGTGTTCCACCAGTTTTTGCAACTAAATTGACTTATCCAGAACCAGTTACCTCTTATAATATTGCAGAGTTACGTCAAGCGGTAATTAACGGTCCTGATAAATGGCCAGGTGCTAcccaaattcaaaatgaaGACGGTAGTTTGGTTTCATTGGTTGGTATGACTTTAGAGCAGCGTAATGCCTTGGCAAATCAACTATTGACACCATCATCCAACCCAGCTACCCACACTTTGAACAAGAAGGTTTTCCGTCACATCAAAAATAGAGATATTGTCATTATGAATCGTCAACCAACTTTGCATAAAGCTTCTATGATGGGTCATAAGGTTAGAGTTCTACCTGGTGAGAAGACTTTACGTCTTCACTACGCCAACACTGGTGCTTATAACGCAGAttttgatggtgatgaaatgAATATGCACTTTcctcaaaatgaaaatgctaGATCTGAAGCATTCAACTTGGCCAACACAGATTCTCAATATTTAACACCAACTTCAGGTTCACCATTAAGAGGTTTGATTCAAGATCACATTTCTGCTGGTGTTTGGTTGACCAACAAGGATAGTTTCTTCACAAGGGATCAATACCAGCAATACATCTACGGTTGTATTAGACCCGAGGATGGTCATTCTACAAGACCAAAAATTGTGACTGTACCTCCAGCTGTTATGAAGCCAGTGCCATTGTGGACCGGTAAACAAATCATTACTACTGTCATAATGAATGTGACGCCAGCCGACATGCCAGGTATTAATTTACTGTCCAAAaacaaaatcaagaatGAATACTGGGGCCAAGGTTCTACTGAAAACGAGgtcatcttcaaagatggtGCACTATTGTGTGGtattttggataaatctcAATATGGTGCTTCTAAATACGGTATTGTTCATTCTTTACATGAAGTCTATGGACCGGAAACTGCTGCAAAAGTTCTCTCTGTCCTTGGTAGACTATTCACCAACTTTATCACAAACACCGCTTTCTCATGTGGTATGGATGACTTACGTTTGACAGCCGAAGGTAACAAGGATAGAAAGGATTTATTGAAGACGTCTACCGATGTTGGTCGTCAAGCTGCCGCTGAAGTCACCAATTTACCAACTGATACACCATCCAATGATCCTgagcttttgaaaagattggaagaaatcttACGTGATGATAACAAATCAGGTATTTTGGACGCTGTTACATCTTCTAAGGTTAACTCAGTTACATCTAAAGTGGTCTCTACTGTGATTCCAAAGGGTACCATGAAGAAATTCCCTCAAAATTCCATGCAAGCCATGGCTTTATCTGGTGCTAAAGGTTCCACCGTTAATGTTTCTCAAATTATGTGTTTGTTAGGTCAACAAGCCCTAGAAGGTAGAAGAGTGCCTGTAATGGTTAGTGGTAAGACACTGCCATCATTCAAACCTTTTGAAACAGACTCCATGGCTGGTGGTTATATCAAGGGCCGTTTCTACTCAGGTATCAAGCCACAGGAATACTACTTTCACTGTATGGCTGGTCGTGAAGGTTTAATTGATACCGCTGTTAAAACCTCTAGATCTGGTTACTTGCAACGTTGTTTAACTAAACAATTAGAAGGTATTCATGTGTCTTATGATAACACTGTTAGGGATGGTGACGGTACTTTAGTCCAATTCTTATACGGTGGTGATGCGGTGGACACTACAAAAGAATCCCATATGACTCAATTCGACTTCTGTCTAGAAAACTACGATGCGTTATTGAGGAAATACAATCCTTCTGCACTAGTCGAACACTTAGACGTAGAATCTGCCCTCAAATACTCTAAGAAGGCTTTGAAGAGTAGGAAGAAGATTGATAAAGAACCACATTACAAGAACTCAGATAAATATGATCCTGTATTGTCCAAATATAACCCAGCAAAATACTTGGGTTCAGTCTCTGAAAAGTTCCAAGACAAATTGGAGGGCTTTTTGGATTCTCATTCAAAGCAATTAAAACTACATTCTGGTataaatgaaaagaaattcagAGCTCTGATGCAGTTAAAATACATGAGATCCTTGGTTAACCCTGGTGAAGCTGTTGGTATCATTGCAGCTCAATCCGTTGGTGAACCTTCCACGCAAATGACCTTGAATACTTTCCATTTTGCTGGTCACGGTGCTGCTAACGTTACCTTAGGTATTCCTCGTATGAGAGAAATTGTCATGACAGCATCAGCTGCCATTAAGACTCCTCAGATGTCTCTACCTGTGTGGAATCATGTGTCTGATGACCAAGCTAGTATCTTCTGTAAATCCATTACCAAGGTTGTGCTTTCTGAAGTTGTCGACAAGGTCACTGTTACCGAAACTACAGGTGTTTCAGAACACGGTAGCCCAGCTCGTTCCTACGCTGTTCACATGAAATTCTACGGTAAGGATGCATACGGTGAAGAGTACGATGTTTCTAAGGAAGAATTGCAGAACGTCGTTGCAACGAAATTTTTGTACTATTTGGAAATGGCTATCGTCAAGGAACtcaagaaacaaaagaagaCTTCCATGCCCGATATTGGTGTTGCTGTGCCTAAATCGCAAACCGCATTGGGTTCAGGTGAGGGTCCTACTAGTGGTAGTAATGAGGACAacgatgaggaagaagcGCGTCAAAAAACCAAACAAGCTGTTTCTTATGAAGAacctgatgaagatgaaatcgAAACCATGAGACAAGCCGAAAAGTCATCTGATGAGGAGGGCCTTGACTCTGATATGGATTCTGGTGAATCTGACAACGAATCTGAGAAGGACGAAAAGGACGAAGAGGAAGACTCTATCGAGTCTGCCATGACTGAGGCTAACAAAAACATGAGTAAATCTCAACGTGATCGTCAACATGCTGTTATCTCAGAACACAAATTCATTACCAAGTAcaattttgatgatgaagatggcCAATGGTGTAACTTCAAATTAGAACTTTCAGGTGatactgaaaaattgttgatgGTCAATATTGTGGAAGATATCTGTAGAAAATCCGTTATTAGAGAAGTTCCTCACATTAGCCGTTGTATTCCTGGTGAACCTGTGGGTGATAGGCGTATGTTGACCACGGAAGGTGTGAATTTCCAAGCAATGTGGGATCAAGAAATGTTCATTGATGTGGATGGTATAAGATCCAACGATGTTGCAGCTGTTCTACGCACTTACGGTGTGGAAGCGGCAAGAAATACCATTGTTTACGAAATCAACAATGTGTTTTCTCGTTACGCCATTAGTGTTTCTTTCCGTCATTTGGACTTAATTGCTGATTTAATGACAAGACAAGGTAACTATTTGGCATTCAATAGACAAGGTATGGAAACCTCTACTTCTTCATTCATGAAGATGTCCTATGAAACTACATGTCAGTTTTTGACCAAGGCCGTTCTGGACAATGATcgtgaaaaattgcaaagTCCATCTGCAAGAATCGTTTTGGGTAAGTTGAATAACGTTGGTACGGGAGCTTTTGATGTTTTGACGaagattccaaattctGTATAA